A region from the Dendropsophus ebraccatus isolate aDenEbr1 chromosome 1, aDenEbr1.pat, whole genome shotgun sequence genome encodes:
- the EFCAB10 gene encoding EF-hand calcium-binding domain-containing protein 10 encodes MAAGRAQEAEEYMRENKIMELVKNLTSLLLYHRPERPKEFLITQLEKLKLARLADVEYPCLFDESNVDAVFGILDPAGQGYITGTQYIEALRTLGVDVSNLPAPPEKITQEVFKHDMRIHLKKSSATFKT; translated from the exons ATGGCAGCTGGACGGGCGCAAGAAGCCGAGGAGTACATGCGAGAAAACAAGATCATGGAGCTGGTGAAAAACTTGACaagtctcctcctgtatcacCGGCCTG AAAGACCCAAAGAATTCCTGATCACACAGCTGGAAAAACTGAAGCTTGCCCGTCTGGCAGATGTGGAGTACCCCTGCTTGTTTGACGAGTCTAATGTAGATGCTGTCTTTGGGATCCTGGACCCTGCAGGCCAAGGCTATATAACAGGGACTCAGTACATTGAGG CTTTAAGAACCCTGGGTGTAGATGTGAGCAACTTACCTGCCCCTCCAGAGAAAATCACACAGGAAGTCTTCAAACATGATAT GAGGATTCATCTGAAAAAATCTTCTGCAACATTTAAGACCTAG